One Persicobacter psychrovividus DNA window includes the following coding sequences:
- a CDS encoding 1-acyl-sn-glycerol-3-phosphate acyltransferase yields MANSQIKSDYQPIEEDLSRWPVVKLARNRKEFVQSVAEESIERLLKKSKSSAAIIEELETTVFKERLRVKQNPWDVDPEDDRRFWNSLRSELAKISTKPIAEEEKIGQLRIMVRKIVERYAEEIAGNFKTSHYRLARTVITFGLTRLLNAAKLHKFSGIFRNDYSLGDKIKIKGNSEKIRELAKNGTIILVPTHFSNLDSVLLGYVINRLGLPPFIYGAGLNLFNIKIFAYFMDSLGAYKVDRRKKNHMYLETLKTYSSQAIRYGAHSLFFPGGTRSRSGKMEDKLKLGLLSTALEAQRVNFTEEGDNKDRKVFIVPLVINYNFVLEAPELIDQYLKMKGQERYYVENDQYSNSYKILKFLIKFFTKGSSISVSLGDPMDVVGNQVDDQGISLDAKGNKVDIRDYFLKDGAINIDAQREHQYTKMLGKKISEAYYKNNCAMGSNLCAFIAYQILKKRHPRVDFFNLLRLPVEELILDYDHFKENFIRLRSEIIAMRDRGEISIANHLENKDFDIEKMIQSGINNVGMYHTKRPLIMAKDGKTITTEDMNLLFYYHNRLDGYGLEKLVKA; encoded by the coding sequence ATGGCAAATAGCCAAATAAAATCTGATTACCAACCGATTGAGGAGGATTTATCTCGGTGGCCAGTTGTAAAATTGGCCCGAAATCGAAAGGAGTTTGTACAGTCGGTAGCTGAAGAAAGTATCGAACGACTTCTTAAAAAGAGTAAATCAAGTGCCGCAATTATTGAGGAGTTGGAAACGACCGTCTTTAAAGAAAGGCTACGTGTAAAGCAAAACCCCTGGGATGTTGACCCTGAGGACGACCGCCGATTTTGGAATAGCCTGCGTTCTGAGTTGGCAAAGATCTCCACAAAACCAATTGCCGAAGAAGAAAAAATCGGCCAATTGCGTATCATGGTACGCAAAATTGTCGAGCGGTATGCGGAAGAAATCGCCGGGAACTTCAAAACTTCCCATTACCGCCTGGCACGTACCGTCATTACCTTCGGACTTACCCGCCTGCTTAATGCGGCAAAACTGCACAAATTCAGCGGCATTTTCCGAAACGATTACTCTCTTGGCGACAAGATCAAAATAAAAGGCAACAGCGAAAAAATCCGTGAACTTGCTAAAAATGGAACAATCATCCTCGTTCCTACCCACTTCTCGAATCTGGATTCCGTACTGCTCGGCTATGTGATCAACAGGTTGGGCCTGCCTCCTTTTATCTATGGCGCAGGACTGAACTTGTTCAACATCAAGATTTTCGCCTATTTCATGGACAGTCTTGGTGCCTATAAGGTTGATCGCCGCAAGAAGAATCATATGTATTTGGAAACGCTGAAGACCTATTCGTCGCAGGCGATCCGATACGGGGCACACAGCCTCTTTTTCCCAGGAGGAACCCGCTCGCGGTCGGGAAAAATGGAAGACAAACTCAAGCTTGGCTTGCTCAGCACCGCTTTGGAAGCCCAACGGGTAAACTTCACCGAGGAAGGCGACAACAAAGATCGCAAGGTCTTTATTGTGCCGTTGGTTATCAACTACAATTTTGTGCTTGAAGCCCCCGAACTGATTGACCAGTATTTGAAAATGAAAGGTCAGGAACGTTATTATGTGGAGAACGATCAGTATTCAAACTCTTATAAGATTCTGAAATTCTTGATCAAATTTTTCACCAAAGGCTCCAGCATTTCTGTTTCTTTGGGCGACCCGATGGATGTTGTCGGCAACCAGGTAGATGATCAGGGCATAAGCCTCGACGCTAAAGGAAACAAGGTGGATATCCGCGACTACTTCCTGAAAGATGGCGCCATCAATATTGATGCGCAGCGTGAGCACCAATACACAAAAATGCTCGGCAAAAAGATCTCGGAAGCCTACTATAAAAATAACTGTGCAATGGGCAGCAACCTTTGTGCTTTTATTGCTTATCAGATACTGAAAAAACGCCACCCAAGGGTTGACTTCTTCAATCTGTTGCGTTTGCCTGTGGAAGAACTGATCCTTGATTATGATCACTTCAAGGAGAATTTTATCCGTCTTCGCTCAGAAATTATTGCCATGCGCGACCGTGGAGAGATCAGTATTGCCAATCATTTGGAGAACAAGGATTTCGATATTGAAAAAATGATTCAGTCGGGCATAAACAATGTGGGTATGTACCATACAAAACGACCGCTGATCATGGCTAAAGATGGTAAAACCATCACGACCGAAGACATGAACTTACTTTTCTACTATCATAACCGACTTGACGGTTATGGCTTGGAGAAATTAGTCAAAGCGTAA